The proteins below come from a single Malus domestica chromosome 03, GDT2T_hap1 genomic window:
- the LOC114823983 gene encoding uncharacterized protein has product MDGSELGGGFLSGPSGGILDLESPVPRRQEMQLGHQLLGHQQHHMNVMGGVAGDRHPIGLVEVKGSIPKVGSIIGKGKVVASFNANNGYNLSDEDEQNYTDDESIEGAKGKKGCPWQRMKWTDNVVRLLIDVVACVGDDGSVEGGEGLKRKSGILQKKGKWKTVSKLMISKGCHVSPQQCEDKFNDLNKRYKRLNDNLGRGTSCRVVENPALMDAMPHLSAKLKDDVRKILSSKHLFYKEMCAYHNGQRTPDCQDLDHHGYSLPLGRCSKDDNGSAEEEAEENHDSEDDELDNEDDNDANNDRERMRKMGEMKRAREEDGHLWPQYVLLDSFQVEMGEIFQDPMKSLWERRDWIKKQKQQLQEQRVSFQAEALEIEKQRYKWLRYCSKKDRELERLRLENERMKLENERRVLQLRQKELEIDLRRSEASLEPSSLGLGRDHIDLGRH; this is encoded by the coding sequence ATGGATGGTTCAGAGTTGGGAGGTGGGTTTTTGTCTGGTCCTAGTGGGGGGATACTAGACCTCGAATCGCCGGTTCCTAGACGCCAAGAGATGCAGTTGGGTCATCAATTGTTAGGACATCAACAACATCACATGAATGTGATGGGGGGCGTTGCAGGCGATCGCCATCCCATTGGGCTTGTGGAAGTGAAAGGGTCAATCCCAAAAGTTGGTTCGATTATTGGCAAAGGGAAGGTTGTTGCTTCCTTTAATGCCAATAACGGTTACAACTTAAGTGATGAAGATGAACAAAATTATACAGATGATGAGAGCATTGAGGGTGCCAAGGGCAAAAAGGGATGTCCGTGGCAGCGAATGAAGTGGACAGATAATGTGGTCAGGCTTCTTATAGATGTTGTTGCTTGCGTGGGTGATGATGGTTCGGTTGAAGGCGGTGAGGGGCTTAAGAGGAAATCTGGGATATTACAGAAGAAGGGTAAGTGGAAGACTGTGTCAAAACTAATGATTAGTAAAGGTTGTCATGTCTCTCCTCAGCAGTGTGAAGACAAGTTTAATGACTTGAACAAAAGGTACAAGAGGTTGAACGATAATCTCGGGAGAGGAACTAGTTGTAGAGTGGTAGAGAATCCTGCTCTTATGGATGCAATGCCCCACCTCTCTGCCAAGTTGAAGGATGACGTTAGGAAGATACTGAGCTCAAAACACTTGTTTTATAAAGAAATGTGTGCTTATCATAATGGACAGAGGACACCTGACTGCCAAGATCTCGATCACCATGGTTATTCTCTACCTCTTGGGAGGTGCTCGAAAGACGATAATGGATCCGCAGAAGAAGAAGCTGAAGAAAACCATGATAGTGAGGATGATGAATTAGACAATGAAGATGATAATGATGCCAATAACGATAGGGAGAGAATGAGAAAAATGGGTGAGATGAAGAGGGCTAGGGAAGAAGATGGCCATTTGTGGCCGCAATATGTTCTTCTCGATAGTTTTCAAGTTGAAATGGGTGAGATTTTTCAAGACCCAATGAAGTCTTTATGGGAGCGAAGAGATTGGATCAAGAAACAGAAGCAGCAACTCCAAGAGCAAAGAGTCAGCTTCCAGGCTGAAGCTTTGGAGATTGAGAAGCAGAGGTATAAATGGCTAAGATATTGTAGCAAGAAAGACAGGGAACTGGAGAGGTTGAGACTAGAGAATGAGAGAATGAAATTAGAGAACGAGAGAAGGGTACTGCAACTGAGACAGAAGGAACTGGAAATAGATTTGAGGAGGTCAGAAGCTTCCTTAGAGCCTTCCTCACTTGGGCTAGGAAGAGACCATATTGATTTGGGAAGGCACTAA
- the LOC114823982 gene encoding protein TIC 20-v, chloroplastic — protein sequence MTQSPRHLSLLLFPFHPKTQTFHFICSEEMAMSSLLSPTTPLTVTLSHSKPLLRLHSPFLFSLNHHHSILTKHTNKIKPRRPLTTTQSKGTDDSVDAPDRLISAVCYFYPFFDGIQYGKYVITQFTAIQTLIQPLIPAIRVFKSFPFNGFLVFLTLYFGVVRNSNFSRYVRFNTMQVIVLDVLLIFPDLLERSFNPKDGLGLDVLMSLDSTVFLFLLVCLVYGSASCVLGQVPRLPIVAEAAERQVP from the coding sequence ATGACCCAATCTCCCAGGCATCTTTCTCTTCTCCTCTTTCCATTCCACCCAAAAACCCAAACCTTTCATTTCATTTGCTCCGAAGAGATGGCTATGTCCAGCCTTCTCTCTCCCACCACCCCTCTCACCGTCACCCTCTCTCACTCCAAACCCCTCCTCCGCCTCCACTCCCCCTTCCTCTTCTCTCTAAACCACCATCACTCCATCCTCACTAAACACACCAACAAAATCAAACCCAGAAGACCACTCACCACAACCCAATCCAAAGGCACCGACGACTCCGTCGACGCCCCCGACCGCCTCATCTCCGCCGTCTGCTACTTCTACCCCTTCTTCGACGGCATCCAGTACGGAAAATACGTGATTACCCAGTTCACCGCCATCCAAACTCTCATCCAGCCGTTGATTCCAGCCATCAGGGTCTTCAAGAGCTTCCCCTTCAATGggtttttggtatttttaaccCTTTACTTTGGGGTGGTtagaaactcaaattttagcAGATATGTGAGGTTCAATACCATGCAAGTGATTGTGCTTGATGTGCTGCTGATTTTTCCGGATTTGTTGGAGAGGAGCTTTAACCCGAAAGACGGGTTGGGATTGGATGTGCTGATGAGCTTGGATAGTACTGTGTTTCTCTTCCTTTTGGTGTGTTTGGTTTATGGGTCTGCTTCTTGCGTTTTGGGTCAGGTGCCCAGATTGCCCATTGTAGCTGAAGCTGCTGAGAGGCAAGTTCCTTag